The Geothrix sp. genome window below encodes:
- a CDS encoding ferritin family protein, which produces MATRGIDFSSLSLVNALDLAVLIEEEAQERYEEFAAQMEQHRTPEAAAFFRLMAANEAKHGEELAARRRKLFGDAPRMATRAMIFDVEAPDYDAARAFMSPRQAMKAALASEVKAHAFFVAALPSIEDDGVRALFTELRDEETHHQNLVKAELAKLPPDSGLSDEDFVDEPAPQ; this is translated from the coding sequence ATGGCAACGCGAGGAATCGATTTTTCCAGCCTGAGTCTGGTGAATGCGCTCGATCTGGCTGTCCTGATCGAGGAAGAGGCCCAGGAGCGGTACGAGGAGTTCGCGGCCCAGATGGAGCAGCACCGCACGCCGGAGGCGGCTGCGTTCTTCCGCCTCATGGCCGCCAATGAGGCCAAGCATGGCGAGGAACTGGCCGCCCGCCGGCGAAAGCTCTTCGGCGACGCGCCCCGGATGGCCACCCGGGCCATGATCTTCGATGTGGAGGCGCCGGACTACGACGCCGCCCGCGCCTTCATGAGCCCCCGCCAGGCGATGAAGGCCGCCCTGGCTTCCGAGGTGAAGGCCCATGCCTTCTTCGTCGCGGCCCTTCCCTCCATCGAGGATGACGGCGTGCGGGCCCTCTTCACGGAACTGCGCGACGAGGAGACCCACCACCAGAACCTCGTGAAGGCCGAACTGGCGAAGCTCCCGCCGGACAGCGGCCTGTCCGACGAGGACTTCGTCGACGAACCGGCGCCTCAGTAG
- a CDS encoding alpha/beta fold hydrolase: protein MTRAALLFAALMLPAHSQAVAQAPAQVVAAAPDRLIGFPGFNGFPLKGSVKTGGAHPYFAVMVAGSGPTDRDWSNPLIPVPSHGGRDIAAWLQAQGLGSLRFDKRFIGSKDPKLDISLDAQLGDIKAAMKAARALPEAKGKKLLLVGHSEGALLSLLAAGEAEAALLLAMPGLSMGKVILAQVKGQLDTAGAPAEVSALNMAYLEAVLDAIRKTQDLPEPGKGVAPGLVGLAKGLARPESRGFVRDLLDLDPWGAAQRLAVPFAVVWGDRDIQTWKPDGLPTDFKGVVIQIPEANHLFKRETRPRAGLSGPAAATTYGDATPMADLTPLAAWLKNLK from the coding sequence ATGACTCGCGCCGCCCTGCTCTTTGCCGCCCTCATGCTGCCCGCCCATTCCCAGGCGGTGGCCCAGGCGCCGGCCCAGGTGGTGGCTGCGGCGCCGGATCGGCTGATCGGCTTTCCGGGTTTCAACGGCTTCCCCCTGAAGGGGAGCGTGAAGACGGGCGGCGCTCATCCCTATTTCGCGGTGATGGTGGCGGGCTCGGGTCCCACGGACCGGGACTGGTCGAACCCGCTGATTCCGGTGCCCAGCCACGGGGGCCGGGATATCGCCGCCTGGCTGCAGGCCCAGGGCCTCGGCTCCTTGCGCTTCGACAAGCGGTTCATCGGGTCGAAGGACCCCAAGCTCGACATCTCCCTGGATGCCCAGCTGGGCGACATCAAGGCGGCGATGAAGGCGGCCCGGGCGCTGCCGGAGGCCAAGGGGAAGAAGCTGCTGCTCGTCGGGCACAGCGAGGGGGCCCTGCTTTCTCTGCTGGCGGCGGGCGAGGCCGAGGCCGCGCTGCTGCTGGCCATGCCGGGACTCAGCATGGGCAAGGTCATCCTGGCCCAGGTGAAGGGGCAACTGGACACCGCCGGCGCTCCGGCCGAGGTGTCCGCGCTGAACATGGCCTACCTTGAGGCGGTGCTTGACGCCATCCGCAAGACCCAGGACCTGCCGGAGCCGGGGAAGGGCGTGGCGCCCGGCCTCGTGGGTCTGGCGAAGGGCCTCGCGCGCCCCGAAAGCCGCGGGTTTGTCCGCGACCTCCTGGACCTGGATCCCTGGGGGGCGGCGCAGCGCCTCGCCGTGCCCTTTGCGGTGGTGTGGGGTGATCGGGACATCCAGACCTGGAAGCCCGATGGGCTGCCCACCGACTTCAAGGGCGTGGTGATCCAGATCCCCGAAGCCAACCACCTGTTCAAGCGAGAGACCCGTCCCAGGGCTGGCCTCTCAGGCCCTGCCGCCGCCACCACCTATGGAGACGCCACGCCCATGGCGGATCTGACCCCGTTGGCAGCCTGGCTGAAGAACCTGAAGTAG
- a CDS encoding 2-oxoacid:ferredoxin oxidoreductase subunit beta, producing the protein MSATMTPNVNTPGDFQAKDYKSDLKPIWCPGCGDYSVVQGIYRALAAIGRPPHEIAFISGIGCSSRIPGYTTAYGFNTVHGRALPIAQGIKLANPDLLVLAAGGDGDGFSIGGGHIAHLIRRNIDITYIVMDNQIYGLTKGQLSPTSQKGRTTCTSPHGSLENPVNPLLYVLAYGAGFVAQASPTDLVGMAAIIEEAIRYPGFAFVNIQSPCVTYGEEAQQIKGLKAISETLESLGHDPSDRLAAMNLAQNYGTKLNLGVFYRNPEPAPTYDGLVRERQAQLSQGAPSKERILDLFIKK; encoded by the coding sequence ATGAGCGCTACCATGACCCCCAATGTGAACACTCCGGGCGACTTCCAGGCCAAGGACTACAAGAGCGACCTGAAGCCCATCTGGTGCCCAGGGTGCGGTGACTATTCCGTGGTGCAGGGCATCTATCGCGCCCTGGCCGCCATCGGCCGCCCGCCCCACGAGATCGCCTTCATCTCCGGCATCGGCTGCTCCAGCCGCATTCCCGGCTACACCACGGCCTACGGCTTCAACACCGTCCACGGCCGCGCCCTGCCCATCGCCCAGGGCATCAAGCTGGCCAACCCCGACCTGCTCGTGCTGGCGGCCGGCGGCGACGGGGACGGCTTCTCCATCGGCGGCGGGCACATCGCCCACCTGATCCGCCGCAACATCGACATCACCTACATCGTGATGGACAACCAGATCTACGGCCTCACCAAGGGCCAGCTTTCGCCCACCTCGCAGAAGGGCCGCACCACCTGCACCTCGCCCCACGGGAGCCTCGAGAACCCCGTCAATCCGCTGCTCTATGTGCTGGCCTACGGCGCCGGCTTCGTGGCCCAGGCCTCGCCCACGGACCTGGTGGGCATGGCGGCCATCATCGAGGAGGCCATCCGCTACCCCGGCTTCGCCTTCGTGAACATCCAGTCCCCCTGTGTCACCTACGGCGAGGAGGCCCAGCAGATCAAGGGCCTCAAGGCCATCAGCGAGACCCTTGAGAGCCTGGGGCACGATCCGTCGGACCGGCTGGCGGCCATGAACCTGGCCCAGAACTATGGCACCAAGCTGAACCTCGGTGTGTTCTACCGGAACCCCGAGCCTGCGCCGACCTACGACGGTCTGGTCCGGGAGCGCCAGGCCCAGCTCTCCCAGGGCGCCCCGTCGAAGGAGCGTATCCTGGACCTCTTCATCAAGAAGTGA
- a CDS encoding TolC family protein: protein MSRITAPALGRGSLLLLALATPSLAWAQVPPAASVAGPVASPANALQLTLSQAIRKALEQNPRVQQSLLAIAESGDDRRAAAAALMPTVAAQATGQRAKNNLDAFIGIPTPHGPEVVGPFNWGQVGVEAQVSLFDLSLWKKWRASQHAETSARAQGRAVREEITALVVGQYLRALRAAASVQAGESRVDLAEALAKLAESQQKQGVGTKLDTLRSQVQLQTERQRLIQAQTQQFTALAGLGRLLDLEPGTRLDLTDTLVAPALPGGSFQEAYQAGLGLRPELAALDAREKAAENLRQAAQGLRLPTLVATGAYSSTGLQSQPWATTYQVSLGLRVPLFTGGLVSSHISRARSEQVRIQEARRDVRAQVGFEIQVARAELEAAAHEVEVAGLAVTLSTEALTQARHRFEAGVSNNIEVINAQDELARANENQISALYRLNQSRADLARATGQLESLFAR from the coding sequence ATGTCCCGCATCACCGCCCCTGCCCTCGGGCGAGGCTCCCTGCTCCTCCTGGCCTTGGCGACGCCCAGCCTGGCCTGGGCCCAGGTTCCGCCTGCCGCGTCCGTCGCCGGGCCGGTCGCCAGCCCCGCCAACGCCCTGCAGCTCACCTTGTCCCAGGCCATCCGAAAGGCCCTTGAACAGAATCCGCGGGTGCAGCAGTCCCTGCTGGCCATCGCCGAAAGCGGGGATGACCGCCGGGCTGCCGCCGCGGCCCTCATGCCCACCGTGGCCGCCCAGGCCACTGGCCAGCGGGCCAAGAACAACCTGGATGCCTTCATCGGCATCCCCACCCCGCACGGCCCCGAAGTGGTGGGCCCCTTCAACTGGGGCCAGGTGGGCGTCGAAGCCCAGGTTTCCCTGTTCGACCTGAGCCTCTGGAAGAAGTGGCGGGCCTCCCAGCATGCGGAGACCTCGGCCCGGGCCCAGGGCCGAGCGGTGCGGGAGGAAATCACCGCCCTGGTGGTGGGCCAGTACCTGCGCGCCCTTCGGGCCGCGGCCTCCGTGCAGGCCGGCGAGTCGCGGGTAGACCTGGCCGAGGCCCTGGCCAAGCTGGCGGAGAGCCAGCAGAAGCAGGGTGTGGGCACCAAGCTCGACACGCTGCGTTCCCAGGTGCAGCTGCAAACCGAGCGCCAGCGCCTCATCCAGGCCCAGACCCAGCAGTTCACAGCCCTCGCGGGCCTGGGCCGCCTGCTGGACTTGGAACCCGGCACCCGCCTCGACCTGACGGACACCCTCGTGGCCCCGGCACTGCCCGGAGGCAGCTTCCAGGAGGCCTACCAGGCGGGTCTCGGCCTGCGTCCTGAGCTCGCCGCCCTCGACGCCCGCGAGAAGGCGGCCGAGAACCTCCGCCAGGCCGCCCAGGGCCTCCGCCTGCCCACCCTCGTCGCCACCGGCGCCTACAGCTCCACTGGCCTCCAGTCCCAGCCCTGGGCCACCACCTACCAGGTCTCGCTGGGGCTCCGCGTCCCTCTGTTCACCGGAGGTCTCGTCTCCTCCCACATCTCCCGCGCCCGTTCCGAACAGGTCCGCATCCAAGAGGCGCGGCGGGATGTCCGCGCCCAGGTCGGCTTCGAGATCCAGGTGGCCCGGGCCGAGCTGGAGGCTGCCGCCCACGAGGTGGAGGTGGCAGGTCTGGCCGTGACCCTCTCGACGGAGGCCCTCACCCAGGCCCGCCACCGCTTCGAGGCCGGCGTCAGCAACAACATCGAAGTGATCAACGCCCAGGATGAACTGGCCCGCGCCAATGAAAACCAGATCAGCGCCCTCTACCGGCTGAACCAGTCCCGCGCGGACCTGGCCCGGGCCACGGGCCAGCTCGAATCCCTCTTCGCCCGCTGA
- a CDS encoding 2-oxoacid:acceptor oxidoreductase subunit alpha, whose protein sequence is MRKDLVFGMAGSGGDGIVSAGDSLLQAASAEGYHGVMTKSFGSQIRGGESSCRVRISTDPVLNPGGNLDVAVALNWEDFLKFGAELPVAGTTVVIYEAATGVPENQIPLVGVTPLQVIAVPIAEMAKAHAGTERAKNTVVLGLIAGWFGIGAVAVMKGISKKLAKKSQELVDANQKAFDAGMAFAKEHPLKADMTIVPLENKGGVKLLTDGNDMCAAAAIFAGCQFFGGYPITPSTEIMQFFTNHVWKYGGAVLQAEDEIAGIGAAVGASFAGKKAMTATSGPGLSLKSEMMGLASIAELPLVIVDVQRGGPSTGLPTKTEQSDLFAAAFSAHGDVIRPVLAPTSVADTFRTTIEAFNIAEYYQTPVIILSDQEIASRKETLDPIDTSQFKIIDRLKPTGADLQDYKRFKQTENHISPISHPGMLGGTYLASGIEHVESGAPTNSGSVHARMNDKRTKKFDPLKERKDLFEITGNPDAPLALVAWGSVAGVCREALQMAREQGLDVKLMVPYLLYPVAEQTYRDFFASVQKGLVVEQSHLAQTFKVLRMHLDLPKGLQSLARSGANPFLPGEIVAALHHLLAELQRSHEGKLQPQE, encoded by the coding sequence ATGCGCAAGGATCTTGTCTTCGGAATGGCCGGTTCGGGAGGCGATGGCATCGTCTCTGCCGGTGACTCCCTTCTCCAGGCCGCTTCGGCCGAGGGTTATCACGGCGTGATGACCAAGAGCTTCGGCTCCCAGATCCGCGGCGGTGAGTCCTCCTGTCGCGTGCGCATCAGCACAGATCCGGTTCTGAACCCCGGAGGCAACCTCGATGTGGCCGTGGCCCTGAACTGGGAGGATTTCCTCAAGTTCGGCGCCGAGCTGCCCGTGGCCGGCACCACCGTGGTGATCTACGAGGCCGCCACCGGCGTGCCCGAAAACCAGATTCCCCTGGTGGGCGTGACGCCCCTGCAGGTGATCGCGGTGCCCATCGCGGAGATGGCCAAGGCCCACGCTGGCACCGAACGCGCCAAGAACACCGTGGTGCTGGGCCTCATCGCCGGCTGGTTCGGCATCGGCGCCGTGGCGGTGATGAAGGGCATTTCCAAGAAGCTGGCCAAGAAGAGCCAGGAACTCGTCGACGCCAACCAGAAGGCCTTCGATGCCGGCATGGCGTTCGCGAAGGAACATCCCCTCAAGGCCGACATGACCATCGTGCCCTTGGAGAACAAGGGCGGCGTCAAGCTCCTGACCGACGGCAACGACATGTGCGCGGCCGCCGCCATCTTCGCGGGCTGCCAGTTCTTCGGCGGCTACCCGATCACGCCCTCCACCGAGATCATGCAGTTCTTCACCAACCATGTCTGGAAGTACGGCGGCGCCGTGCTGCAGGCCGAAGACGAGATCGCGGGCATCGGCGCGGCCGTGGGCGCCTCCTTCGCCGGCAAGAAGGCCATGACCGCCACCAGCGGCCCGGGCCTCTCCCTGAAGTCGGAGATGATGGGGCTCGCCAGCATCGCCGAGCTGCCCCTGGTGATCGTGGATGTGCAGCGCGGCGGCCCCTCCACGGGTTTGCCCACCAAGACCGAGCAGTCCGACCTCTTCGCGGCGGCCTTCTCCGCCCATGGCGATGTGATCCGCCCGGTGTTGGCCCCGACCTCTGTGGCCGACACCTTCCGCACCACAATTGAGGCCTTCAACATCGCCGAGTACTACCAGACACCGGTGATCATCCTGTCCGACCAGGAGATCGCCTCGCGCAAGGAGACCCTGGATCCCATCGACACCAGCCAGTTCAAGATCATCGACCGCCTGAAGCCCACCGGCGCGGATCTCCAGGACTACAAGCGGTTCAAGCAGACCGAGAACCACATCAGCCCCATCAGCCACCCCGGCATGCTGGGCGGAACCTACCTGGCTTCCGGCATCGAGCATGTCGAATCCGGCGCCCCCACGAACAGCGGTTCCGTGCACGCGCGCATGAACGACAAGCGCACGAAGAAGTTCGATCCGCTGAAGGAGCGCAAGGACCTCTTCGAGATCACCGGCAATCCCGATGCGCCATTGGCCCTGGTGGCCTGGGGCAGCGTGGCCGGCGTATGCCGTGAGGCGCTGCAGATGGCCCGGGAACAGGGGCTGGATGTGAAGTTGATGGTGCCCTACCTGCTCTACCCGGTGGCCGAGCAGACCTACCGCGACTTCTTCGCCTCGGTCCAGAAGGGACTCGTCGTCGAACAGTCCCACCTGGCCCAGACCTTCAAGGTGCTGCGCATGCACCTCGACCTGCCCAAGGGCCTTCAGTCCTTGGCCCGCAGCGGCGCGAATCCCTTCCTTCCCGGCGAGATCGTCGCGGCCCTCCACCATCTCCTCGCGGAGCTGCAGCGCAGCCACGAGGGCAAGCTTCAGCCCCAGGAGTGA
- the fabG gene encoding 3-oxoacyl-[acyl-carrier-protein] reductase, with the protein MFRLDGKIALVTGASQGIGEAIAKRLAAQGATVVCAARTLSKLQAVADAITAAGGKADVIAADLGDGASVKAAVATTIERHGALHILVNNAGITRDKLLIQMKEEDWDAVIDTNLKGAWTAIQAATKPMMKQRWGRIINIASVVGQMGNPGQANYVAAKAGLIGLTKSVARELASRNVTANAVTPGYIETAMTAGLPEDVKAEFTKQIPLGRMGTGEDIAASVAFLASDEASYITGQVLSVNGGLYM; encoded by the coding sequence ATGTTCCGCCTCGACGGCAAGATCGCCCTCGTCACCGGTGCCAGCCAGGGCATCGGCGAAGCCATCGCGAAGCGCCTCGCGGCCCAGGGCGCCACGGTGGTCTGTGCGGCCCGCACGCTGAGCAAGCTCCAGGCCGTGGCGGATGCCATCACCGCGGCGGGCGGGAAGGCGGATGTCATCGCGGCGGACCTGGGCGACGGTGCCTCCGTGAAGGCCGCCGTGGCGACGACCATCGAGCGCCACGGCGCCCTCCACATCCTGGTGAACAACGCCGGCATCACCCGCGACAAGCTGCTCATCCAGATGAAGGAGGAGGACTGGGACGCGGTGATCGACACCAACCTCAAGGGCGCCTGGACGGCCATCCAGGCGGCCACCAAGCCCATGATGAAGCAGCGCTGGGGGCGCATCATCAACATCGCCTCCGTGGTGGGCCAGATGGGCAACCCGGGCCAGGCGAACTATGTGGCCGCCAAGGCTGGTCTCATCGGCCTCACCAAGTCCGTGGCACGCGAGCTGGCCAGCCGGAATGTCACCGCCAACGCTGTGACGCCCGGCTACATCGAGACCGCCATGACTGCGGGCCTGCCCGAGGATGTGAAGGCCGAGTTCACCAAGCAGATCCCCCTGGGCCGCATGGGCACGGGCGAAGACATCGCCGCCAGCGTGGCCTTCCTCGCCAGCGACGAGGCCAGCTACATCACCGGCCAGGTGCTGAGCGTCAATGGGGGCCTGTACATGTAG
- a CDS encoding HlyD family secretion protein: protein MNQEVSASTAPAEEPASGAKAMRALLIGTPIALLIGGGLWFYSRNRMSTDDAQVDGHLVPVSCRVYGTVDKVLVEDNQAVKAGDPLVAMDPRDIQARLDQARAAQAQARAQVEGARADLERARVAFQQARSSDLETAKATLDSKKASLDKARTDLQRMKPLAEREEISALQYDGFRTQAEVADSEWRASQQRLSSLQREADIRKVAVGAAEARLASAQAQVDQARASQEGLELQLGYTRILAPVDGVVTRKFVEAGQTIQPGQGLLTLIPLHQTWITANFKETQLARMKPGQEAEVKVDMNGAVLKGRVDSIAGSTGSRMSLLPPENAVGNFVKVVQRIPVKIRIDEAEAQKVILRPGMNVEATVIVK from the coding sequence ATGAATCAAGAAGTTTCCGCCTCGACGGCTCCTGCCGAAGAACCCGCCAGTGGCGCCAAGGCCATGAGGGCGCTGCTCATCGGAACGCCCATCGCCCTCCTCATCGGCGGCGGCCTGTGGTTCTACTCCCGCAACCGCATGAGCACCGACGATGCCCAGGTGGACGGCCACCTCGTGCCCGTCTCCTGCCGCGTCTACGGCACCGTCGACAAGGTGCTCGTGGAAGACAACCAGGCCGTGAAGGCCGGGGATCCGCTGGTGGCCATGGACCCTCGCGACATCCAGGCCCGATTGGATCAGGCGAGGGCCGCCCAGGCCCAGGCCCGGGCCCAGGTCGAAGGGGCCAGGGCCGACCTGGAACGCGCCCGGGTGGCCTTCCAGCAGGCTCGCAGCTCGGACCTGGAGACGGCCAAAGCCACCCTCGATTCCAAGAAGGCCAGCCTGGACAAGGCCAGGACCGACCTCCAGCGCATGAAGCCCCTGGCGGAACGGGAAGAGATCTCCGCGCTCCAGTACGACGGCTTCCGCACCCAGGCCGAGGTGGCCGACAGCGAGTGGCGCGCCTCCCAGCAGCGCCTGAGCTCGCTCCAGCGCGAAGCGGACATCCGCAAGGTGGCCGTGGGCGCCGCCGAGGCCCGCCTGGCCTCGGCCCAGGCCCAGGTGGACCAGGCCCGCGCCAGCCAGGAAGGGCTCGAGCTGCAGCTCGGCTACACGCGCATCCTGGCGCCCGTGGACGGCGTCGTCACCCGCAAGTTCGTGGAGGCCGGACAGACCATCCAGCCGGGCCAGGGCCTGCTGACGCTGATCCCCCTGCACCAGACCTGGATCACGGCCAACTTCAAGGAGACCCAGCTCGCCCGCATGAAGCCCGGCCAGGAGGCTGAGGTCAAGGTGGACATGAACGGCGCGGTACTCAAGGGCCGCGTGGACTCGATCGCGGGCTCCACCGGCTCGCGCATGAGCCTGCTGCCTCCCGAGAATGCCGTGGGCAACTTCGTGAAGGTCGTCCAGCGCATCCCCGTGAAGATCCGCATCGACGAGGCTGAAGCCCAGAAGGTCATCCTGCGCCCCGGCATGAATGTCGAAGCCACGGTGATCGTGAAGTGA
- a CDS encoding MarR family transcriptional regulator, producing the protein MTIDPSGTEPLYTPENYQAEESLGRLIADVSGRLLAAFDEELADLGISGAQWVILMRIAKGCASTAAELCRFSRYDPGSMTRMIDRLEEKGLIRRVKSSLDRRISHLELTEAGQNLVPHLPPVAIKVLNTHLKGFTREELDLFKGFLNRMRANSGQPA; encoded by the coding sequence ATGACCATCGATCCATCGGGGACCGAGCCGCTGTACACCCCCGAGAACTACCAGGCGGAAGAGAGCCTCGGCCGCCTGATCGCCGATGTCTCCGGGCGGCTGCTGGCGGCCTTTGATGAAGAACTGGCCGACCTGGGCATCAGCGGAGCGCAGTGGGTGATCCTCATGCGCATCGCCAAGGGGTGCGCCTCCACGGCCGCCGAGCTCTGCCGCTTCAGCCGGTACGACCCCGGCTCCATGACGCGCATGATCGACCGCCTGGAGGAGAAGGGCCTGATCCGCCGGGTCAAGAGCAGCCTCGACCGCCGGATCAGCCACCTGGAACTCACGGAGGCGGGCCAGAACCTGGTCCCCCATCTCCCGCCGGTGGCCATCAAGGTGCTGAACACGCACCTCAAGGGCTTCACGCGGGAAGAGCTGGATCTGTTCAAGGGCTTCCTGAACCGGATGCGCGCCAACAGCGGACAGCCCGCATGA
- the fabD gene encoding ACP S-malonyltransferase → MSKVAWLFPGQGSQAVGMGVALAEAEPAARAVLQDADAALGFPLSRLMAEGPEETLKLTEHTQPAILTHSIMVVQAWGHRLPKPDFAAGHSLGEYSALVALGALTFQDAVRTVRERGRAMQEAVPVGVGAMAAILGMSLGDVEASCAEAAAATGKIVVPANFNGPGQIVIAGHAEAVDAALEAVKARGGRKAMKLPVSAPFHSPLMEPAQARMEPILRSLVFQAPACPLVNNVDAAAVSEPEALRDGLVRQIPGAVRWQATLDLLLDQGVTTFLELGPGKVLAGLVKRQAKERGLEVSALSFGAPEDLAQLG, encoded by the coding sequence ATGAGCAAGGTCGCGTGGCTGTTTCCCGGTCAGGGGTCGCAGGCGGTGGGCATGGGCGTGGCGCTGGCGGAGGCTGAGCCCGCGGCGCGCGCCGTGCTCCAGGACGCCGACGCGGCCCTGGGCTTTCCCCTGTCGAGGCTGATGGCCGAAGGGCCCGAAGAGACGCTGAAGCTCACCGAACACACCCAGCCCGCCATCCTCACCCACAGCATCATGGTCGTACAGGCCTGGGGCCATCGTCTGCCGAAGCCGGACTTCGCCGCAGGGCACTCCCTGGGCGAGTACAGCGCCCTGGTGGCCCTGGGGGCCCTGACCTTCCAGGATGCGGTCCGCACCGTGCGCGAGCGCGGCCGGGCCATGCAGGAGGCCGTGCCCGTGGGCGTGGGCGCCATGGCGGCGATCTTGGGCATGAGCCTGGGCGATGTGGAAGCGAGCTGCGCCGAGGCGGCCGCCGCCACCGGCAAGATCGTAGTGCCCGCGAACTTCAACGGCCCCGGGCAGATCGTCATCGCCGGCCACGCCGAGGCCGTGGATGCGGCCCTGGAGGCCGTCAAGGCCCGCGGCGGGCGGAAGGCGATGAAGCTCCCCGTCAGCGCCCCCTTCCACTCCCCCCTCATGGAGCCCGCCCAGGCGCGCATGGAGCCCATTCTGCGGAGCTTGGTCTTCCAGGCACCCGCCTGCCCCCTGGTGAACAATGTGGACGCAGCCGCAGTCTCGGAGCCCGAGGCGCTGAGGGACGGGCTGGTGCGCCAGATCCCCGGCGCCGTGCGCTGGCAGGCCACCCTGGACCTGCTGCTGGATCAGGGCGTCACCACCTTTCTTGAACTGGGGCCGGGCAAGGTCCTGGCCGGCCTCGTGAAGCGCCAGGCGAAGGAGCGGGGCCTTGAGGTTTCGGCCCTGAGCTTCGGTGCGCCCGAAGACCTCGCCCAGCTGGGCTGA
- a CDS encoding DHA2 family efflux MFS transporter permease subunit, translating into MTSSHRAINPWVIALTVMIATFMEVLDTSVANVALPHIAGDLSATVEETTWVLTSYLVANAVVLPLGGYFSSLMGRKRFYLTCVSVFTVASLLCGIAPSLGWLIFFRVLQGLGGGGLQPISQAILVETFPHEKRGAAMAVYGMGVVLAPIIGPVLGGWITDNFSWHWIFLINIPVGFLSFSLTSALVQDPPTFHRISLKEGARFDYLGIGILTLGLASLEIVLDEGQRKDWFSSGFIVFFAIVAVVALVFAVLYELGKERPIVDLRLLKDRTFAVSIVMLFVLGFVLYGSLALLPIFLQTLLGYTALLSGWVLSPGGLAILLMMPVVAMLLKRVDTRWLIAFGFFTCGLGLIQMSGFNLQVDFQTAMTSRVVQSIGFAFLFIPINVSAFQHIPHEKTAYAAGLMNLVRNIGGSTGIALATTMLARRAQVHQANLVGHLSPGDPAYQGLLDRATQLGILRGGLSPADAAHMAQGAAYGTVVKQSSMMAFADTFWFMGVLCFVLMPLLFLMRRSRATGTVPID; encoded by the coding sequence GTGACCTCCTCCCACCGCGCCATCAACCCCTGGGTCATCGCGCTCACGGTGATGATCGCGACCTTCATGGAAGTTCTCGACACCAGCGTGGCGAATGTGGCCCTGCCGCACATCGCGGGGGACCTCTCGGCCACGGTGGAAGAGACCACCTGGGTGCTGACCTCGTACCTGGTGGCCAACGCCGTGGTGCTGCCCCTGGGCGGCTATTTTTCGAGCCTCATGGGCCGCAAGCGCTTCTACCTCACCTGCGTGAGCGTCTTCACGGTGGCCTCGCTGCTCTGCGGCATCGCGCCTTCACTCGGTTGGCTGATCTTCTTCCGCGTGCTCCAGGGCCTGGGCGGCGGCGGGCTCCAGCCCATCTCCCAGGCCATCCTGGTGGAGACCTTCCCGCACGAGAAGCGCGGCGCGGCCATGGCGGTCTATGGCATGGGCGTGGTGCTGGCCCCCATCATCGGCCCAGTGCTCGGCGGTTGGATCACAGACAACTTCAGCTGGCACTGGATCTTCCTCATCAACATCCCGGTGGGTTTCCTGTCCTTCTCGCTCACCAGTGCCCTGGTCCAGGATCCGCCGACCTTCCACCGCATCTCCCTCAAGGAGGGCGCCCGCTTCGATTACCTGGGCATCGGCATCCTCACGCTGGGCCTCGCCTCCCTGGAGATCGTGCTGGACGAAGGTCAGCGCAAGGACTGGTTCAGCTCGGGCTTCATCGTCTTCTTCGCCATTGTCGCGGTGGTGGCCCTGGTCTTCGCCGTCCTCTACGAACTCGGGAAGGAACGGCCCATCGTGGACCTCAGGCTGCTGAAGGATCGGACCTTCGCCGTGTCGATCGTCATGCTCTTCGTCCTGGGTTTCGTGCTCTACGGCAGCCTGGCGCTGCTGCCCATCTTCCTCCAGACGCTGCTGGGCTACACGGCCCTGCTGAGCGGGTGGGTGCTGAGTCCCGGGGGCCTGGCCATCCTGCTGATGATGCCGGTGGTGGCCATGCTGCTGAAGAGGGTGGATACCCGCTGGCTCATCGCCTTCGGGTTCTTCACCTGCGGCCTGGGTCTCATCCAGATGTCCGGCTTCAACCTGCAGGTGGACTTCCAGACGGCCATGACCTCCCGGGTGGTGCAGAGCATCGGCTTCGCCTTCCTCTTCATCCCCATCAATGTCTCGGCCTTCCAGCACATCCCCCATGAGAAGACCGCCTACGCCGCGGGGCTCATGAACCTGGTCCGCAACATCGGCGGCAGCACGGGCATCGCCCTCGCCACCACCATGCTGGCCCGCCGGGCCCAGGTCCATCAGGCCAACCTCGTCGGCCACCTGTCCCCGGGTGACCCGGCCTACCAGGGCCTCCTCGACCGGGCCACCCAGCTGGGAATCCTGCGCGGCGGCCTCTCCCCCGCCGATGCCGCCCACATGGCCCAGGGCGCCGCCTACGGCACCGTGGTCAAGCAATCGAGCATGATGGCCTTCGCCGACACCTTCTGGTTCATGGGGGTGCTCTGCTTCGTCCTCATGCCGCTCCTCTTCCTCATGCGCCGGAGTCGGGCCACCGGCACCGTCCCCATCGACTGA